AAGCCCTACGATCGCGAACTTGACGAACTGACGCACGCCGCGGCGCGCCGTCAACCGGCCTGCCAGGCTCACGCGAGCCAGTACCAGTCGGCGAAGAGCACCGTGAACAAGCCGAGCAACGGCAAGAACAGCGAGACGATGGCCGAGTTGACGATCGGCCGCCGCCCCCACAGCGCCATCAGCATGAACGCCGGAAACACCACAAGCTCGAAGCGCGGCATGCTCATGAGGCTTGAGGTCGACATCGGCACGAGCAGCGAGGCCGCGAAGTACCACGAGTACGAGGGCCGCAGCAACCGGAACGAGACGATCATCAGCACGAGAAATGCAAGCGTGAAGACCAGCTCGATCAGGTGGTTGACGGTCGAAGGCGACGCCAGCGGATGCGCGCCGATCAATCGTATGGTGTTGAAGATGCTCACCCACGGAAACGACAGATGCCGGTTCCAGTCGACCTGGATCTTCTGGAACGCCATCGGATCGCCGACCAACGCGTACAGATATCCCATGTATATCAGCAGGCCGGTCGGCACCAGCGCGAGGCCGATGAGGCCGCGGAACAGCGCCGTGCTTTGTCCTTCGCGCCAGCCGCGCCACACCTCGTACAACAGCGGCAGCGCGACGAGCACGCCCTCGACGCGCGTCAGCGCGGCGAGCGCGCCGACGAGGCCGCTGGTGATGAAGTTGCCGCGGCGCGCATAGTAGACCGACGCGACGGTGAGCGCCAAGAAGAGCGACTCGGTGTAGACCGCCGAGAAGAAGATGGCGGTCGGGAAGATCGCGATATAGAAGATCGCGTGGAACGCGGTGGTATCGTCGCCGAACTCCTTTTTGGTGAGCGCGTACAGATAGGCGAGCGCGACCAGGAACGCGACGTTGGAGATGAGCAGGCCGGCGATGAGGTTATCGCCGAGCAGCTTGCCGACCAGATGGATGAGCAGCGGATAGAGCGGGAAAAACGCGATGTCTTTGCCGTGATACCCGAACTGCGCGATATCGAGATAGTGTTGCGCATCCCAGCGGCTCCAGACGTCGAGCGCGAGCCCATGCTGAGGCGACCAGTGGTGGCCGGCGCGCTGGCCGATGACGATCGCCGCCACCGAGGCGATGATGATCAAGGGCACGCGCGTGGCCGCGAAGACGCCGGTGACGAGCCTGACGGTACCGACGAAATACGCGAGCGCCGCGACTTTGAGCGCGATAGAGGAGAGCACCACAAGGGCCAGCACGAACGACGCCGATCCGACCGTGCCCGGCACTTGCAACACGTACAACCACAGCGCGAGGAACGGCAGATAGCTGACCGCATCCGCCTGCAGCATCACGTCGGTGTCGACGCTCGCCCACTCGCCGACGACGCTCGAATACAGCGCCCACACCAGCAGTGCGCCGAGCGCGCCGGCGACCAGGAAGACCAACAGGGCGAAATCGCTGGTCGCGGCGCGGGCGTGCGATGCGGCGACGTACCAGCCGAAGAATCCGGCGCTCGCGCCGGCGGCGGCGATGACCAGTGCGGCATAGCGTGCGGCGGTCGGTATAAAAGAGAAGGGGCCAGCGGTGGTGCGCGTGGCCCGGATTCCCGGCTGACGAGCGGCGTGTTGCACTGCATCCATCTTTCGCCGCGCCGCGCGCTGCCTCCTAACCTCAAGCCGCTGCGGCCACCGCGCAGCCCAGGGATTCAGGGGCGCTTGGTAAATTGGCGGGACATGTCCGGTGCGGTGTTTGCGCTCGCGTGGAGCCTGATCGTCACGGCCCCGGCGAGTCCGCCGACGCCTTCCCCGACGCCTATCCCGAACGGCGTCCAGGCGACCTTCGTGGGGCTCTCGGAGCAACAAGGAGCCACCTTCGTGACGTTTGCGGTCGGACAGGTGCGCACGTCCTTGCCGCTGGCCGCCGGCGTGATCGTGCGCGAGCGCGCCGTGGGCGGAACGTGGAAACCGACCATCCTGAGCGCGCTGCGCGCCGGCGCGCCCATCGTCGTGTTCGAGCGCGGCCGGATGGTGACGCAGATCGATACGCTGTACGCTCAGGTGGCGACGCGTTTCGTGTTGGTGAAGAACGGCTACGGCGTGGCGCCGTCGGGCGCGATCTACCGGTTGGTCGGGCGTGCGTCCGACGAGGGCGCGGCGCTGCCGCAGGGCGCGTACGTGCTGCTGCGCGTGGCGCCGGGGACGAACGACGCTTTCGACCTCGTGGCATCGAGCACGCCGTTCGCGGATGAGGCGTCGCGGCTGCCGAAGGTCACGGTCACGGTCGACGTGCTCGTGCCGGTGAACACGCCCTCGACGGACGTCGTCTACATGAGCACCGACGCGTTGAGCTGGACGCCCAACGCGATCCGCATGTCGCCGCTGCCGGGCAACCGCTGGACGGTGACGCTGTCGCTCACGCAAGGAACGCAGATCAAGTACAAGTACACGCGGGGATCGTGGCAGACCGACGAACGTGATCTGGCGGGCAACGAGATCGCCAACCGCACGCTCTCGGTCACCGCGAAGGGACCGGCGCAGACCGTCGACGACAGCGTCGCGCGCTGGGCCGATCGCCAGAGTTAGGAGAGCCGACATGGACACGCTTGATTTCGTCAAGGTCACCGAAGCGGCGGCGCTGGCGGCATCGCGGTGGATGGGGCGCGGCGAGCGCGACAGCGCAGACCAAGCCGCCGTCGAGCGCATGCGCGAGACGCTCAACGAGATGGACATCCGCGGCAAGATCGTGATCGGCGAAGGCGAGCGCGACGAGGCGCCGATGCTCTACATCGGCGAGATGGTCGGACGCGGCGGCACCGACGTCGACATCGCGGTCGATCCCGTTGAAGGCACGAATCTGGTCGCCAACGGCTTGCCGAACTCCATCGCGGTGCTCGCCGTGACGGCCAAAGGCGGCCTGCTCAACGCGCCCGATACGTACATGGCCAAACTCGCGGTCGGTCCCAAAGCCGCGGCGTACGTCCACATCGATGCGACCGTCGCCGAGAACCTCAAAGTCGTGGCCAACGCGCTCGAGCGGCCGATCGGCGACGTCACAGTCGTCATCTTGGATCGCCCGCGCCACAAAGAGCTGATCGACGAAGTGCGCGCTGCCGGCGCGAAGATCAAGCTCATCTCCGACGGCGACGTCGACGCCGCCATCGCGACGGCGATCGACG
This genomic stretch from Candidatus Eremiobacteraceae bacterium harbors:
- the glpX gene encoding class II fructose-bisphosphatase, with protein sequence MDTLDFVKVTEAAALAASRWMGRGERDSADQAAVERMRETLNEMDIRGKIVIGEGERDEAPMLYIGEMVGRGGTDVDIAVDPVEGTNLVANGLPNSIAVLAVTAKGGLLNAPDTYMAKLAVGPKAAAYVHIDATVAENLKVVANALERPIGDVTVVILDRPRHKELIDEVRAAGAKIKLISDGDVDAAIATAIDGTGIQVAMGTGGAPEGVLAAAALRCLGGGFMGRLRPRNEDEVRRAKEMGFDDVEKVLTMDDLVKTDDVTFVATGITDGDLCRGVRFFGMGARTHSIVMNSQSRTVRFIETVHRLRAEPFHKHA
- a CDS encoding mannosyltransferase family protein; this encodes MQHAARQPGIRATRTTAGPFSFIPTAARYAALVIAAAGASAGFFGWYVAASHARAATSDFALLVFLVAGALGALLVWALYSSVVGEWASVDTDVMLQADAVSYLPFLALWLYVLQVPGTVGSASFVLALVVLSSIALKVAALAYFVGTVRLVTGVFAATRVPLIIIASVAAIVIGQRAGHHWSPQHGLALDVWSRWDAQHYLDIAQFGYHGKDIAFFPLYPLLIHLVGKLLGDNLIAGLLISNVAFLVALAYLYALTKKEFGDDTTAFHAIFYIAIFPTAIFFSAVYTESLFLALTVASVYYARRGNFITSGLVGALAALTRVEGVLVALPLLYEVWRGWREGQSTALFRGLIGLALVPTGLLIYMGYLYALVGDPMAFQKIQVDWNRHLSFPWVSIFNTIRLIGAHPLASPSTVNHLIELVFTLAFLVLMIVSFRLLRPSYSWYFAASLLVPMSTSSLMSMPRFELVVFPAFMLMALWGRRPIVNSAIVSLFLPLLGLFTVLFADWYWLA
- a CDS encoding CBM20 domain-containing protein, with product MSGAVFALAWSLIVTAPASPPTPSPTPIPNGVQATFVGLSEQQGATFVTFAVGQVRTSLPLAAGVIVRERAVGGTWKPTILSALRAGAPIVVFERGRMVTQIDTLYAQVATRFVLVKNGYGVAPSGAIYRLVGRASDEGAALPQGAYVLLRVAPGTNDAFDLVASSTPFADEASRLPKVTVTVDVLVPVNTPSTDVVYMSTDALSWTPNAIRMSPLPGNRWTVTLSLTQGTQIKYKYTRGSWQTDERDLAGNEIANRTLSVTAKGPAQTVDDSVARWADRQS